The Salegentibacter sp. Hel_I_6 region AAGTAAAAACCAGTATACTGCTAATGTCATTGCTTTGGTAAAAAATACCAAAGCACCACCACCCGAAGCATTGGACAAAGCATTGCACACAACAGTGTCTGAGCAATGCTCAAAGCAAGTCCGAAGCATTGCGAGTATAGATAAACAAATAAACTTATTGAACTATGAAACTTTAAATAAAAAGCCATTTCTGAAAATTGATAAGTCTGAAATTCCAAAAGATCAGCTTGGATATTACCAGTGGGCACTTAAGTTTCATCAGCTCTTTTTAAAAAACTTAAAAAATAAGGGTGCACCAACAAAAAAAGTAGAAATGAACAGTTTCAAAAATTGTCTTGATCCTATCCGGCTGATGCTGGAGAAAGATGGTGTTTCAGAAGATCAATTGCTACTTGCCTATGAATTACTGAATGGTTCCGAGGAATTTTGGAAAGGAATTATCCTAAGCACCCATAAACTCAGGGAGAAAATTGGACAGCTAATCGCCCAGGGAAAAAAGCCGGTGAAACTAAAAACGATGGACCTCCAGGTTCAGCATAAAATTCAAAGTTATGACTAGTTTTCCTTTACAAGATATTGTTGGGCAAAAAAAGGCCCCACGGACCAAACAACCTCCAGTTATCAAACAGCTATTTTGGAAGTTGTTTTGTAATCACTTTCCGGGATATCAAATCACAGAAGAAAACCAGCACATCATCTTTAGTATTTTTCGCTATTTCTTACAACAGTAAGATTTCAATGAATATGGGCTCATAAAAAATAAACCGGGCCTCGATAAAGGTCTATTAGTATATGGCGACTACGGTGTGGGGAAATCCACGCTTTTTGATGCTATTCATCACATTGGAAGAATAATTCTGAAGCAAACCCGAAGTACACAACTTTGGTTCCCCCGTATCTCAACTGTTCACCTGCTTACAAGGTATTACGAATCGCAACAGAATAAAAACAGCAATTTTAAACTGGAAGATTATTACCGCGGAAAACTTTACCTGGATGATGTGGGTAAAGAAGACTAAGCCTATAACCGAGAAGAGATCATCGGAAAATTGCTTTTTGAAAGACACCGTAAGAAATTAAAAACTTTTGTGACCACCAATGAAAACCCTTCGGCTATAGCAAAACGGTACGGAAATCATTTCGGTGATCGATTACCGGAAATGTTCAATATCATTAAATGGGAAGGTAGAAGTTGGCGAGAATGATTGGTACTAAAAAGTCCTCACCACATTTTCCACGCCTTCGCAAAAGCTACAGCTTAGGAAAAAGAGGTTCGTCCAAAAAGAGGCTTCGAAAGTAAGCCAAAAAAAGAGTTTGATAGCCTGATTTTAGAAGCTGAGAACTAGAAATTGATCTAGGGAAATAAGATTTTACTTACTAACTTTTTTGACATACCTCCTCAAGAGATTTTAGCCTTAAAAAGATTTAAGGAAAAAGTAGTCAAAGATGAATTTTAGAAAATTTAAAGGAGTTCCAAGGCTAATCATTAAGCACATGATTTTAGAGATTTAGTGATGTGAAAAAGCTATTTAAATTTTAGAAGCGAAGCTGATGGAATTTGAATAGCAAGAGGGTAACCTGCTAAAGCAAGGTTACAATATTCAAATTACTGATATTCAGTTGTTTATGATTTTAAACACTTAAAACCCTGGTGTATAAACAATTAAAATCATTTGTTAGCTACTGAAAACAGGGAAATAATCTACTGTACATAATAGATATTTGGGAGCCATACTTTAATTTAAAATACTGTTTTTCAGTGTTTTATAAATTATTAAAAATATCTAATAAATGATCGATGGAGCAAAAACCAGCTCTTTGGTCTGAAGAAGCCCTGCAGCAAAGAAAAAAATTACTGTAATGGAAACAAATAAAGATAAAAAAAGCCTGTTTTCTGCAATTAGTATTAATCGTATCACGGCAGCACGATTTCGTAAGTTTTCGAAAAATATAGCTCCCTCTCATTCGGAAAGCCTGGATGATATGATGGACTTTTTTGAAGCCACAAAGATTCATCCCAGGAGTCCAATTTTTAGGCACTATATTGGGCTTTATAATTATGTAATTGGCCGATTGGATTTTATTATTGCCCTGCTTAGGGAGCACGAAGAAAAATATCATAAACCTACCTATAATATGCTTGCAGGACTTTTTGATAAAGCTGAAAAAATGGAGGCTAAAACAAGACCACTGGAGGAAACAAATATTAGAAGATTGACCAGGGAGGAATGGGAGCTGGAGGATGGGAAAGTTTCGCAGGAGGAATACGATTTGCTTAAAAGTGCACGTCAAAAAGATCGAAGGGAATTTTCAGAAATGTTATCTAAAATTATTAATGGGATAAATAAAGTAGAACCTACTTTTGGTAAGCCTTATTATAAAATAGATATTGATTTCACTCAACTAGATATTCTTAAAAGGCGATATGAGGATAGGTATCTATACTAAATGCCACAACGCCCCTATGCTTTTTTTACTTTACGCTTAACTTCCCGTATACTATAAAAAAAGCATAGGATCCGGCGAAAGTTATGGTAGATATGGGGCTGGTACTAATAATTTTGTAGTATAAAAATAAAACGTATTTAAAAAATCTCATTCAGAGTTTATAGGAAATTTTCAACAAAGCCGTTCTGGGTTGAATAAAGATCCGTTGATCTGTCACTATAAATTGACTGAACGAATTATTTCTTCTATAACGCACATCAAAGGTATTGTTTATGGCTATTTCAAAACCCCAGGGACTATCTTCCTTATTATAATATAAGGAGAAATTTCCTATTTCAAAACGGTTGATATCTCCTGTATTCTGGTTTTCATAATAATTATACTGGTAATCTGCTTTTAAAATAAAGGCATTCCAAAAATCATATTCCAGGATGGCATAAGGGTTTATTTGCTCAAAGCTGTTATCAAAATTAGCATTACTGAATTCATTAAAGCGGTGCTTAACACCCAGTTCTATATTAGGTAGGTCCTTAAAGGATGTTTCTGTTTTAAAAGTGTACCCGTAATTTTTTGATTCATAATCCAGGATTTCTTCATTGATAATACGGGAGTATTCAGAAAGGTTTCCGTTTGCTTGAAGTGTGAATTTATAATCATTGATCTTCTTAGAGAAAGAGCCGCTTAAACTGAAGGTTTCTTCAGGTAAATCGGTGTAAATAGCTGTAGTGATCTGGTCTATACCTTCAATAATCGTAGTATTTCTAACCGATTTCAAGCGATTGGTATAGTTAAAAATAGCATTGATAAAAATACCTTTAAACAAGCTAAACTTATAATACCTTAAGGAAGCGGAATGATAAAGCTGATTTTCCAGTTCTTCATTCCCCTGGTAGAGTCTATTGAAACTTGTTAAGCGCAATCTGTTCGCAAAAGTTGAAGCATCTGAAAAACGAGAATTTAGTCTGTATTTAAGTTTTAGTTTTTCTGAATTATGTATTTCGTATTCTCCTTCAAATTCCGGAAGTAAAACCGGCTTGGTTTTATTGGTGATCTGTTCGCCTAATTGATTAATATCCCACATATAAAAATGATAGAAGAGTCCTGGTTTAATAATAAGATCTCCCAGTTTCTTTTTATACTGAAACCCGAAATACTGGTCCATAAACCTAAAATCCAGGTCGTTATTAAAGCCTGCTTCAGTAAAATCGTTTACCTCGCCACTATTTAAAACCTGTGCATCCAGGGTGGTGAATTGCTGATTTAAGAAATCTACGCCCACCACGGGATAAATATGATTGGTATTGTTTAAAACCCAGTAATGCTTCAATTCTAAAGCAGCTTTGTTTAGCCTGGAAGAGGTATTTTGAAGGAGTTGAAATGTTTCATCTTCGGCTACCAACGGTAAAATCCCGCTAAATAGTGGACGGTTAAAAAGCCAATTCCGGTAGTTCTTGTCCTTACTAAATTTATAATTTACCGTAGCCGTTGTGGTGTGTTTATAAGAAAACTGCTTGCTGTACTTTAAATTTTGGGTGAAATCTATAGCGTCTGGTTCATTTTGAGTATCTACAAAAGTTGTGTTTTGCGGGGTTTCTGAAGTAATTTGTTCCAGTCCATCTGCGCGGGAAGTTTTTACAAAAGCATCGTAGGTAAGGACTTCTTCAGCATTGGGCACAAAACGTAATTGTAATTTATTTAGGGAGAAGAATAAATTATTATTGTTTCGCGTTTCCCGAAATTCATCTAGACCGTTGTTATTTACATAAGTGATATCATTTTCCTGCAGCATTTCCATCTTATTTTTGGAAGCTATGGTATAGGCATTTACATCTAAGTTATCGGTGATTTGCTGTACGATATTAAAAGCGCCAAATTCATTCTTACTATAGACAAAGTCATCGTTTCTAAGAAATTGGGCAAAATCATCGTTATAAATATCTAATCCTCCGGGGTTATCCATTAACGAAAGAATGCCGCCTTCAAAATTTATATAATCATCCATAGAGAACGAGCGCTCTCCAATATTATTAAAGTCACCAATTAAATTTACCGAAGTTTTGGGGCTATAGTAAAACAGTGTGGGATGTACCACATATCTTTCTTCAGGGCCTCCGCCGGCCTCAATATCCCCAAAGACAAACTTTTTCTTTCCTTCAGAGAGTTTGATGTTCATGGCCATTTTATCACTATCTTCCAATCCTTTTAGAAAGGGGACTTCGCTATAATTATCCAACACCTCCACTTCATCTACCGCATCTGCCGGAATATTTTCTACGGCAAGCTTGGTGTCGCCGGTGAAAAATGTTTTTCCATCTACCATGAGCTTATCCACTTTTTTGCCATTTACAGTAACATTGCCATCCCGGTCTACTTCAACACCGGGTAATTTTTTAAGCACTTCTCTTAGTTTTCTTTCCTCTCCGGTTTTAAAAACCTCGGTCCTGTAGGTAATGGTATCTTCCCTAACCAGCACGGCCATTCTTTGTTTAATAAGGATTTCATCTAAACTCTCCTTACTGGATTGCATTTTAAAATTTCGGGAAGTATCTTCCTGGAGTTTTAGCGTATCGGAAATTTTTTGATAGCCTAAATAACTTAGCTCAAGCACATAGGTGCTATCATTTTCAAGATTGAGCCGGTAACGGCCTTGCTCATCGGTAATAGAGAATTCCATAGAAAGCGCGTCGCTTACCGGGATGGCAATTATATTGGCACCAGAAAGTGGTTCACTTACAGAATCTGTAACCTTACCGGACAGGTGATTTTGACCTTGAACTGATGAAAAGCTTAATAAGGCAAGTAAAAGTAGGGAATAGTAAATTCGACTCAAAATCAATTTTTTTTGATTGACGATTTTATTTTGATTCATTTTTAGGAAAATTCAGCCTCTCTCCCTTATGGGCCAGCTGATATAGGTACCCCAGGCGTAAACCAAGCATAAACCTCTTTACCCTTCGATCTTTTACGTATTTATTGTAAGATTTAAAATATCAGATAGTCATTTAACACATAATGTCTGAAATCAAATATTGTTAAGGCAAAAGAGTTTTTATTATTTACTACTCATTGTACTACCTGCTTTATTGTACTCTTTAATTGTAACAACTTCTCCTTTAGTTGGTTTTTTTATATCTTCTATAGCTTCAAAATTGATTTCGGTTAGATAATAAGTAAAAATATTATCTATAGTCAATTCAACAATAAGTCCAGGCAGTCCTCCATAGCCAACCGGACCACTATTTATAGAAATTTGCGGAGTAAACCAAGCTGTAATATCTACAGGCTGATTCTTAGAGGATCCTGGCTGTATAGCTTTGGTAATTGCTTTAAAAACTTCATAACCGTCCATTATTTTCGACTCCTTTGTAATCTTCCATTTTAAATCCTCTAAATTCTCAGTTATTAAAAATGTTTTACCTCCAAACTCTTTTTTCTGAATTCTTTCTCCCTTCCTAAAATCTAAATATTTTATACCTGTTCCGTTTCCCATAGTGTTGGCTAAACCAACCCATTGATTGCTCGAATGTTTTAAGTTTTCTTTTATAAAGAACACCGATTCTGTTTCATTAAAAAGGAGTTGATACTCCAGTTCTTTTATACTCTTCTGCAACCTTTCATTCATATTCTTACTTTTTGTAGTTGAGTTCGATTGCGTTGATTGAAAATCAGCTTTTTTCTTATAAGTCGCTGTACCGGTTTGTTGTGCAAAAAGTGGTGTAGAAAATAATAAAACTAAAAGTATAATTTTTTTCATAATTTATTTATTTAAATAGGCGGATTTTCACATCCGCCTATTAAAAGTTTCTAATCAAGTATTTTCTTCGCAAAACATATATGCATGTTCGAAAACTTCAAAATTATCACCACCTGCTCGCTCCTCCTGCTCGGAAGCAAACTTCCAACAATCTGTATCTGTTTCCTCAGCAGCATTTAACATTGGTGACATCATAAATGCCATGACGATTGGTAAAACTAATTTTTTCATAATTAAAAGTTTAAAATTTTATCCCTACTCTTAAAAGGATTTTCGGGTTACTCCTTAATAACTGATCAATTATTAAGGGCAATTACCAAAATATTCGGAAGAAACAAGAAAAATATTCCTTACTAAAAGTAAGGGAAATCCTTACTTCGAATATAAACACCTATTTATCAAGGTTTTAAATCGTATTAAAGTTGGAATTTTAACTTATCTCAACTAGAAAGTTAATTATATAAATGATAATTCTTTAACTTTTACTTATTTCTATTTTAAGCAATTACGATTATTTTAGTTTTTTAACTTTTTCTGGTCTTGTTGCTATACGTAAATCACTAAAAATATATTTCATTATTCACTTTCAATTTTATTATCAACACTGGTAGCCACAGTAATATTTGCGTGTCCGGATTTCAACAGGATTCTATAAGTGTACAATTGCTTCTCCCCACTTGCCTTTCTTTCATAAATTATTCATTGCTTTTCTGGCCATCTTATCCATTTCTTCTTTGGAAATTCTTTGACCCCTAGGTGCCTCTATTTTTATTTCTTTATCACTAAATTCTACACTCTCAACCGTGTATTTTGAAGGGAAATTTGAATTTATTTCTAGCTGGAGTATTAAACCGGGGAGACCACCATATCCCAAAGGTCCAAAACTGTAAGGGATTTCAGGAGCGAACCAGGCAGTAACCTGATTTTCGAATTTTCCTTTTGAATTTTCTACTACTTCGGTTGTAGTTGCTCTATATACATTGTATTTACCAATAACTTTCATTTCTTGAGTAACATTCCAGTTTTCCTTTTTCACCAAATCATCTTCGATTAGATAAGTCTTGCCTAAATTCTCACTTACTTTTAATTTTTCCCCTTCTGTAACATTCGAAAAATAACCTTCATTTCTTAATCCCAATAGCGATAAAGAGATATTTAGAGCAGGACTTTTATTAATCTGCATTGGTATCTCCTTTGTGAAATAAGCCATTTTGGAATTAAATTCTAAAATTCCTTTTACCTCTTTCAAGTCCTTCTCTGCCTCTTTTAACATTTTGGCGAGAGTGGAATTACCGGCTGAATTATTTTGTTCACTAATTTCATTAGGCTTAAAGGTTAATTCCAGGTTGTAAACTACCTTCCCCGATTTTACCTGAGCCTGAACATTGGAAAACACCAAAAAGTACAACAGAATAAGCGAACATATTTTCATAGTTAAAGGTTTAAAATTTTATCTCTGCTCTTAAAAGGATTTTCGGGTTACTCCAAAATATTTGATCAATTAATAATAATCACCAAAATATCAATGAAAAATCTGAGGTTAAACCACGTTTTATCCAAATTAGCAAAAGTCTTTCTGCCATCTTTTTTATAGCTAATTATCACTAATTTCTTTCGATATATTTCGGCCGATTTTATCAAAATCCGTCTGGGAAATTAATTTACCTTCTTTTGGCCTTTCAATTTGTATTGTTTTATCAGTCTCAATTTTTGAAGCTGAATACGTCTTCCCTCCTCGCTCCAACTCTAAAATTAAACCGGGTAAATTTCCGTAACCACCTGGTCCAAACGGGATGTTAATTTCAGGGGAGAACCAGGCAACCAGGTTCCATTCCTCCTTTCCTTTTCCTGTTTCATACTCTTCGGTACCCGTAGCCTTAAAAGTCTTAAAACCTCTTACATCTTTTGACTCATTCGTTATCTTCCATTTTATGGTATTGAAACTTGAAGAAATCAAAAATGTTTGACCATAAACATCACTTTGTTTTAATTTAATATCTTTTGCTTTATTGCAGTAAATCTTACCCGTAAAACCTGCCAGAGCTTTAGCTAATCTGCCATTTCCACCTGCATCATTTAAAAGCAAATCTTCCATTTCAAAAGATGATTCATTGTTATTTATGCTCAACATATAGCTTATATTCACAAAATTTCTTTCGGCATCTTTAAATGTTTTTTTCACCATATCTGGTAAAGTATCTGGACGATTGGTATCGAAAATACTTTCAGCGGTAACTTTATAAGAGACCTTTAAGCTTTGCCCAATTAAAATATTCGAGCTAATAATTAATAATAACAGGAATGCTCTACTCATTAAATATAATTTTACTCGATAATCGAGATTAAATGCTTCGTGAGCTTGCTCCGAAGTAGTTTACTAAAACCCAAATTTGAAAGTATTTTATTAAGGACGTATTTTATCTACCTTTTCATCAAATATTCCCACAAACTCCAGGTAAGTCATTTTTTTACCGTCGCTAGGTTTCTCTATCATTTTTTCATCCTTACTAAACTCAATATTTTTTAAAAAATAATGCTCCCCGCGTGTTGTAAGGCTAAGTATCATTCCGGGTAAACCATTGAATCCTATGGGACCAAATTTAAAAGGAATATCGGGTGCATACCAGGCAATCACCGCTGTTTTGACTTCATCGCCTTTCTTATAGGTCATTTGGTTTCCCTTCGCCTTATAACATTTATAGCGGTTAATAGTTTTTTGTTTATTTTCTAATTTCCATTCTATAGGACTTAAGGCAATTAGGTACATTCCATCAAAGCTTTTTAATTGCCATACCACTTCATTACTACTATTATTCTGATAGTAATTACCCTGGTATGGGCCTGTTGCCAGGCCCATCATTGGATTATCATCAACTCCCATGATTTCATCCATGGTGAATAATCCCTCATCTTTATTGAACTCTAAGCTGAAGTTTAATTGCTTTGTTAATTTACTTTGTACTTGCTCTGTTTGTAAATATTCTTTGTAGAGTTTTGGATCGGATTCTTTTAATTCCTGACCTTTCTCAGTTTGAGTGTAGGGATCAAGCCATTCCTTTCCATATATCGCTGTACCCGATTGCTGAGCATAAACTAAAGAAGTAGATAAAAGTAATATTAACGATTTAAAAATTTTCATTCCGTTTTATTAAAGGATTACCGGCTCATAGGAAAAAATTGTGCAGGATTAGAGATTTTAAAACTAAAATATTAGTTTTAAATAACCAAAATTAATTGCATTAAATGTTTAACGTTTTGGAATGCTGTCAACATAAACAGAACGAGCTGGTAAGGAATTTCGGTTTCAAACAGGTTTCAAAATCTTTTTTTTAAGATTTAAAGTGGGTCTCCTTACCTCCAACCACCGAAATAGTTTCGTTCTCCATTAGTGCAATAATATTTTTAGTAATTCAATAGGGACTATTGAAATCGTTGGCATTTGAATCTAGGTCTTAGACTACATGATAAGGATGCACTGCATTTTGGGTATAGGATTATGACCCCTTTAGGCATTTTCGCGCATTCAATAAACTCAGTTAAATAGTGAAATCGGATGAAATAAAGTCAATACTTAGAAGTTTTGAAAAATTACTCCCTCCTTTTAAATTTTAATTTAAGGAGCGTATCGGAGTATATGAATCATCAGGGAAAAACAATTTGAAAAGAAAACCCAGTTTTAAAAATTAGGCTGATTCAAATATTTAGATAACTAGGCCTGATATAGTTTAAAATCTCAATTTATGTTAAAAATTAATATCTGGCCAAAATTTGCCTTTTTGTGTTACCTCTGTGTTACCCAAACAAAAAAGCCGACTCTTTCAAGTCGGCTTATCCCTTTGTGCGGGCGGAGAGACTCGAACTCTCACACCGTAAGGCACTAGATCCTAAGTCTAGCGTGTCTACCAATTCCACCACGCCCGCGTTTCAAAATGTATTGCTTGTTGTAAGCGGATGCAAATATACATAAATGTTTCAATTCTCAAATAGTCTGGAAATATTTTTTTTACCTTTATCTCAGTTAAAATTTCTAGTATGACCGATATTAAAAAATATGTTGAGGAACATAAAGACAGATTCCTTAACGAACTCATTGATTTACTGAAAATTCCATCCATAAGCGCCGATTCTAATTACAAAGATTCCATGCTGAAAACCGCCGAAGCGGTGAAAAAAAATTTACTGGAAGCAGGCTGTGATGCTGCAGAAATTTGTGAAACTCCCGGCCACCCTGTTGTTTATGGAGAAAAAATAATAGATAAAAATCTACCTACTGTTTTAGTTTACGGGCATTACGACGTGCAACCACCAGATCCTCTAGACTTGTGGAACTCCCCTCCTTTTGAACCCGTGATCAAGGAGACAGAAATTCATCCAGACGGAGCAATTTTTGCCCGTGGCGCCTGCGACGATAAAGGCCAGATGTTTATGCATGTAAAGGCGCTGGAATATATGACCCAAAACAACAAGCTGCCCTGCAACGTAAAATTTATGATAGAAGGTGAAGAAGAAGTAGGGAGTGAACATTTAGGTTGGTTTATAGAAAACAACAAAGAAAAACTGGCCAATGATGTTATTCTTATTTCAGATACAGGAATGATCGCTAAAGACACCCCGTCTATAACAACCGGGCTACGCGGACTCTCTTATATAGAAGTTGAAGTTACCGGCCCTAACAGGGATTTACATTCAGGACTTTATGGTGGCGCGGTAGCCAATCCTATTAATATTCTAAGTAAAATGATCGCTTCTTTAACCAATGAAAACAATCATATAAGCATTCCCGGCTTTTATGATAAGGTAGAAGAATTAAGTAAGGAAGAACGGGCTAAAATGGCGGAAGCTCCTTACGATGAAGAAGCTTACAAGAAAAAAATTGATATCAAAGATGTTCATGGAGAATCTGGGTATTCTACTTTAGAGCGAGCTTCTATCCGGCCAACTTTAGATGTAAATGGAATTTGGGGCGGCTATATTGGTGAAGGCGCAAAAACCGTGCTTCCGGCAAAAGCTTTTGCAAAGATATCTATGCGATTGGTGCCCAACCAGGATTGGAAAGAAATCACCCAACTATTTAAAAAACATTTTGAAAGTATAGCTCCAGATGCGGTAAAAGTTAAAGTAAAACCTCATCACGGCGGCCAGGGATATGTTACTCCAATAGATAATATTGGCTACCGGGCAGCGAGCAAAGCTTATGAAGCCTCTTTTGGAAAAACTCCAATTCCGCAGCGAAGCGGTGGTAGTATTCCTATTGTTTCCCTTTTCGAAAAAGAGCTGAAAAGTAAGATTATTTTAATGGGCTTTGGTTTTGATACCGATGCCATACACTCCCCTAATGAACATTTTGGCATCTGGAATTATTTAAAAGGCATAGAAACCATCCCGTGGTTTTATAAATATTTCACTGAAATGAGTCAGGAGTAAACTGCCTTGGGGAAAGTCATTGAGGCATTTTATAAGAGAACAAAATGATTCGAGACATCCCGATACTTCGGGATGGATCATTTAAATCTCGATTTTCGAGTTAACTACTT contains the following coding sequences:
- a CDS encoding carboxypeptidase-like regulatory domain-containing protein; amino-acid sequence: MSRIYYSLLLLALLSFSSVQGQNHLSGKVTDSVSEPLSGANIIAIPVSDALSMEFSITDEQGRYRLNLENDSTYVLELSYLGYQKISDTLKLQEDTSRNFKMQSSKESLDEILIKQRMAVLVREDTITYRTEVFKTGEERKLREVLKKLPGVEVDRDGNVTVNGKKVDKLMVDGKTFFTGDTKLAVENIPADAVDEVEVLDNYSEVPFLKGLEDSDKMAMNIKLSEGKKKFVFGDIEAGGGPEERYVVHPTLFYYSPKTSVNLIGDFNNIGERSFSMDDYINFEGGILSLMDNPGGLDIYNDDFAQFLRNDDFVYSKNEFGAFNIVQQITDNLDVNAYTIASKNKMEMLQENDITYVNNNGLDEFRETRNNNNLFFSLNKLQLRFVPNAEEVLTYDAFVKTSRADGLEQITSETPQNTTFVDTQNEPDAIDFTQNLKYSKQFSYKHTTTATVNYKFSKDKNYRNWLFNRPLFSGILPLVAEDETFQLLQNTSSRLNKAALELKHYWVLNNTNHIYPVVGVDFLNQQFTTLDAQVLNSGEVNDFTEAGFNNDLDFRFMDQYFGFQYKKKLGDLIIKPGLFYHFYMWDINQLGEQITNKTKPVLLPEFEGEYEIHNSEKLKLKYRLNSRFSDASTFANRLRLTSFNRLYQGNEELENQLYHSASLRYYKFSLFKGIFINAIFNYTNRLKSVRNTTIIEGIDQITTAIYTDLPEETFSLSGSFSKKINDYKFTLQANGNLSEYSRIINEEILDYESKNYGYTFKTETSFKDLPNIELGVKHRFNEFSNANFDNSFEQINPYAILEYDFWNAFILKADYQYNYYENQNTGDINRFEIGNFSLYYNKEDSPWGFEIAINNTFDVRYRRNNSFSQFIVTDQRIFIQPRTALLKISYKL
- a CDS encoding BfmA/BtgA family mobilization protein, whose product is METNKDKKSLFSAISINRITAARFRKFSKNIAPSHSESLDDMMDFFEATKIHPRSPIFRHYIGLYNYVIGRLDFIIALLREHEEKYHKPTYNMLAGLFDKAEKMEAKTRPLEETNIRRLTREEWELEDGKVSQEEYDLLKSARQKDRREFSEMLSKIINGINKVEPTFGKPYYKIDIDFTQLDILKRRYEDRYLY
- a CDS encoding GLPGLI family protein produces the protein MKICSLILLYFLVFSNVQAQVKSGKVVYNLELTFKPNEISEQNNSAGNSTLAKMLKEAEKDLKEVKGILEFNSKMAYFTKEIPMQINKSPALNISLSLLGLRNEGYFSNVTEGEKLKVSENLGKTYLIEDDLVKKENWNVTQEMKVIGKYNVYRATTTEVVENSKGKFENQVTAWFAPEIPYSFGPLGYGGLPGLILQLEINSNFPSKYTVESVEFSDKEIKIEAPRGQRISKEEMDKMARKAMNNL
- a CDS encoding GLPGLI family protein — translated: MSRAFLLLLIISSNILIGQSLKVSYKVTAESIFDTNRPDTLPDMVKKTFKDAERNFVNISYMLSINNNESSFEMEDLLLNDAGGNGRLAKALAGFTGKIYCNKAKDIKLKQSDVYGQTFLISSSFNTIKWKITNESKDVRGFKTFKATGTEEYETGKGKEEWNLVAWFSPEINIPFGPGGYGNLPGLILELERGGKTYSASKIETDKTIQIERPKEGKLISQTDFDKIGRNISKEISDN
- a CDS encoding dipeptidase → MTDIKKYVEEHKDRFLNELIDLLKIPSISADSNYKDSMLKTAEAVKKNLLEAGCDAAEICETPGHPVVYGEKIIDKNLPTVLVYGHYDVQPPDPLDLWNSPPFEPVIKETEIHPDGAIFARGACDDKGQMFMHVKALEYMTQNNKLPCNVKFMIEGEEEVGSEHLGWFIENNKEKLANDVILISDTGMIAKDTPSITTGLRGLSYIEVEVTGPNRDLHSGLYGGAVANPINILSKMIASLTNENNHISIPGFYDKVEELSKEERAKMAEAPYDEEAYKKKIDIKDVHGESGYSTLERASIRPTLDVNGIWGGYIGEGAKTVLPAKAFAKISMRLVPNQDWKEITQLFKKHFESIAPDAVKVKVKPHHGGQGYVTPIDNIGYRAASKAYEASFGKTPIPQRSGGSIPIVSLFEKELKSKIILMGFGFDTDAIHSPNEHFGIWNYLKGIETIPWFYKYFTEMSQE
- a CDS encoding GLPGLI family protein, whose protein sequence is MKKIILLVLLFSTPLFAQQTGTATYKKKADFQSTQSNSTTKSKNMNERLQKSIKELEYQLLFNETESVFFIKENLKHSSNQWVGLANTMGNGTGIKYLDFRKGERIQKKEFGGKTFLITENLEDLKWKITKESKIMDGYEVFKAITKAIQPGSSKNQPVDITAWFTPQISINSGPVGYGGLPGLIVELTIDNIFTYYLTEINFEAIEDIKKPTKGEVVTIKEYNKAGSTMSSK
- a CDS encoding GLPGLI family protein translates to MKIFKSLILLLSTSLVYAQQSGTAIYGKEWLDPYTQTEKGQELKESDPKLYKEYLQTEQVQSKLTKQLNFSLEFNKDEGLFTMDEIMGVDDNPMMGLATGPYQGNYYQNNSSNEVVWQLKSFDGMYLIALSPIEWKLENKQKTINRYKCYKAKGNQMTYKKGDEVKTAVIAWYAPDIPFKFGPIGFNGLPGMILSLTTRGEHYFLKNIEFSKDEKMIEKPSDGKKMTYLEFVGIFDEKVDKIRP